The Arachis ipaensis cultivar K30076 chromosome B07, Araip1.1, whole genome shotgun sequence genome includes a window with the following:
- the LOC107609554 gene encoding kinesin-like protein KIN-14F has protein sequence MRQETPCKRGLKGSINNNNEDEIINDHELAQRKAEEAASRRYQAAEWLRQMDSGAWASLSKEPSEEEFCLSLRNGLILCNVLNKVNPGAVLKVVENPTPAVQSAEGAAQSAIQYFENMRNFLEAVKDMQLLTFEASDLEKGGSSSKVVDCILCLKGYYEWKLSGGVGVWRYGGTVRITSFPKGSSPSDVASSESADESLDESELSQYEQMLEFLRLSEDVAVEETKTADALAFLFDQFGLKLLLAYLRETDGVEDLPLNAMVIDTLLRKLAKDFSAMFVSQGKQLGVLLKRILKSDCGRITKRDFIEAITLYLNQRSSLASDDLSKFCICGGKRDNTMHNNNHCSKHVEIIDAQQKQLERMKYLFDELKMEVKQIQSEWEKELSRLENHIKSLEVTSTSYHKVLEENRILYNQVQDLKGAIRVYCRVKPFSPGQSNAQSTVDYIGEDGNIMIVNPQKQGKEARKVFSFNKVFPTNVTQEQIYADTQPLVRSVLDGYNVCIFAYGQTGSGKTYTMSGPDLMSEETWGVNYRALRDLFHISKERAEAIKYEVGVQMIEIYNEQVRDLLVSDGSNRRLDIRNNSQLNGLNVPDASLVPVSCTQDVLDLMRIGQKNRAVGATALNERSSRSHSVLTVHVRGKDLVSNSILKGCLHLVDLAGSERVDKSEAVGERLKEAQHINKSLSALGDVISALAQKSPHIPYRNSKLTQVLQDSLGGHAKTLMFVHINPEVNALGETISTLKFAERVACIELGAAQSNKETGEIRELKDEISNIKLALARKETELEQWKTGNTRNAIESQKPRAVSPYRLPKNVTSGSIKSDNSQRSLDDRSSEAKISSSGKQTRSRLPSTFMDKDSIPKSFLLTEEKLVSSSGRGRSPSPPIRRSISTDRGSVIKSKVKSDTPENQPILKNQFPARVNKSLAIMQIAQSIDNNSKAYLNSQETSKQDSNLSETLTNLQKISSRKVHQEQEEEQFKQVFSVSKQSVNKKSKADSKAKAKQHHQQIPFRIQKSDMETVGEITAVAPRKSDYFEPENDLRFMESAVHGTLNPKNIRQNMSKNCQNIGSRGMVQAAEPLLTSKVENKLINGSGRSNTTMHEFRRSRSTPRGKFFVLS, from the exons CTTCAAGAAGGTATCAAGCAGCAGAATGGCTTCGCCAAATGGACAGTGGCGCGTGGGCATCACTCTCCAAAGAACCCTCCGAGGAAGAGTTCTGCCTCTCACTTCGCAACGGTCTCATTCTCTGCAACGTCCTCAACAAGGTCAACCCCGGTGCCGTCCTCAAG GTGGTGGAGAATCCCACCCCTGCTGTTCAATCTGCAGAGGGAGCTGCACAATCTGCAATTCAGTACTTTGAGAATATGAGGAACTTTCTGGAAGCTGTTAAGGACATGCAGCTTTTGACATTTGAAGCTTCAGATTTGGAAAAG GGAGGTTCATCAAGTAAAGTTGTGGACTGCATTCTGTGTTTGAAAGGGTACTACGAATGGAAGCTTTCAGGTGGAGTTGGGGTGTGGAGGTATGGAGGAACTGTGAGGATCACTTCCTTTCCGAAAGGTTCTTCGCCTTCCGACGTGGCGAGCAGTGAAAGTGCTGATGAGTCACTGGATGAGTCTGAGTTGTCACAATATGAACAGATGCTAGAGTTTCTTCGTCTATCCGAAGATGTTGCCGTCGAAGAAACCAAAACTGCTGATGCCTTGGCCTTCCTGTTTGATCAATTTGGACTGAAGCTTCTCCTGGCATACcttagagagacagatggggttGAAGATCTTCCACTGAATGCAATG GTAATTGATACTTTGCTCAGAAAATTAGCCAAGGATTTCTCTGCAATGTTTGTTTCTCAAGGCAAACAG CTTGGAGTTCTGCTGAAGAGAATACTGAAAAGCGATTGTGGTCGCATCACTAAGAGAGATTTTATAGAAGCTATCACATTATATCTTAATCAAAGAAGTAGTTTGGCATCAGATGATTTGTCGAAATTCTGCATTTGTGGCGGAAAGCGTGATAATACAATGCATAATAACAATCATTGTTCAAAACATGTGGAAATAATTGATGCTCAGCAGAAACAACTTGAG AGGATGAAATACTTATTTGATGAGCTAAAGATGGAGGTCAAACAAATTCAATCTGAGTGGGAGAAAGAACTGAGCAGGCTAG AGAATCATATCAAGAGTCTTGAAGTGACTTCCACATCCTACCACAAAGTTTTGGAGGAGAACCGCATTCTATATAATCAAGTACAAGACCTCAAAG GAGCCATAAGGGTCTACTGTAGAGTGAAGCCTTTCTCGCCAGGACAGTCAAATGCGCAATCTACAGTGGACTATATAGGAGAAGATGGAAATATAATGATAGTAAATCCTCAAAAGCAAGGGAAAGAAGCTAGAAAGGTGTTTTCATTCAATAAGGTGTTTCCAACAAATGTCACACAAG AACAAATTTACGCGGACACTCAACCACTCGTCAGGTCCGTTTTAGATGGCTACAACGTTTGCATTTTTGCATATGGACAGACCGGTTCAGGAAAGACCTACACAATG AGCGGCCCTGATCTGATGTCTGAAGAGACATGGGGTGTAAATTACAGGGCTTTGCGCGACTTGTTTCATATATCAAAGGAAAGGGCAGAAGCCATAAAATATGAAGTTGGTGTCCAGATGATTGAAATATACAATGAGCAAGTTAGAGATTTATTAGTTAGTGATGGTTCTAATAGAAG ATTAGATATACGAaacaattctcaattgaatggacTTAATGTGCCAGATGCAAGTTTAGTTCCAGTTAGTTGTACTCAAGATGTTCTTGATTTGATGAGAATTGGTCAGAAGAACCGCGCTGTAGGCGCTACAGCTCTAAATGAGCGAAGCAGCCGTTCTCACAG TGTGCTGACAGTCCATGTTAGAGGGAAGGATCTAGTTTCAAACTCCATTCTCAAGGGTTGTCTCCATCTTGTGGATTTGGCTGGAAGCGAGAGAGTGGACAAATCTGAGGCTGTTGGTGAAAGACTAAAGGAGGCACAGCATATAAACAAATCTCTTTCTGCACTTGGAGATGTTATCTCTGCTTTGGCACAGAAGAGTCCACATATTCCTTACAGAAATAGCAAGCTCACACAAGTGTTACAAGACTCTTTAG GTGGGCATGCAAAAACTTTGATGTTTGTTCATATAAATCCTGAAGTCAATGCTCTTGGGGAAACAATTAGCACACTAAAATTTGCTGAGAGGGTTGCTTGCATTGAACTTGGGGCTGCTCAATCTAATAAAGAAACTGGTGAAATCCGAGAGCTAAAGGATGAG ATATCAAATATCAAATTAGCATTGGCGAGGAAGGAAACTGAACTTGAACAATGGAAAACAGGGAATACTAGAAACGCCATTGAATCTCAGAAACCAAGGGCTGTTTCGCCATATCGTTTGCCTAAAAATGTTACCAGTGGCAGTATTAAGTCTGATAATAGTCAAAGATCCCTGGATGATAGAAGTTCTGAG gctAAAATTAGTTCTTCGGGTAAGCAAACAAGATCAAGACTCCCCTCAACATTTATGGACAAGGATTCCATCCCAAAATCATTTCTTCTAACTGAAGAAAAGCTAGTAAGCTCATCAGGGAGGGGTCGATCGCCATCGCCTCCAATCAGGAGATCAATATCCACTGATAGAGGCTCTGTCATTAAAAGCAAGGTCAAAAGTGACACACCAGAAAACCAACCGATACTAAAGAATCAATTTCCAGCTAGAGTAAACAAATCTCTTGCTATAATGCAAATCGCCCAATCTATAGACAATAACTCAAAGGCGTATCTGAATTCGCAAGAGACATCCAAACAAGACAGCAACCTTTCTGAAACACTTACTAACCTTCAAAAGATCAGCTCCAGGAAAGTTCATCAAGAACAGGAAGAAGAACAATTCAAGCAAGTATTTAGTGTATCAAAACAAAGTGTTAACAAGAAAAGCAAGGCTGATAGTAAGGCTAAGGCCAAGCAGCATCACCAACAAATACCCTTTAGGATTCAAAAATCTGATATGGAAACTGTTGGTGAAATAACTGCTGTTGCGCCTCGAAAAAGCGATTATTTTGAGCCCGAAAATGATCTCAGGTTCATGGAGTCTGCAGTCCATGGTACTTTGAATCCGAAAAATATTCGACAGAACATGTCAAAGAATTGTCAAAACATAGGATCAAG AGGAATGGTGCAAGCAGCTGAGCCTTTATTGACTAGCAAAGTTGAGAATAAACTTATAAATGGTTCCGGTCGCAGCAATACCACAATGCATGAATTTAGAAGGAGCAGATCTACACCACGTGGAAAGTTTTTTGTTTTATCTTGA
- the LOC110264770 gene encoding uncharacterized protein LOC110264770, with translation MANSLIGAVPISIPDRRSRRTGLPNKDEVAKREAARKDALQNYVTFVYHTNLADSYRSVVVTWCKSPTEHSLSMSLEEPSASSSVSTKFTCKIDFESGHSWGKKGLKSFEIEKARIDIFWDFRHAKFSNNPQPCSGYYVALVHKKEVALLLGDLEKDAYERTKSTPSPEKATLLCKKENVSGKKMFCTKAMLHDGEEEHDIVIETSLSGPDDPEMWITIDGMLTSRIMNLNWRFRGNEILMVNNLPVHMFWDVHDWLFNEIGPSGRGVFIFKPGSLNPCSSEKSEIAGETPSLIGFCHFLYAWRTQN, from the coding sequence ATGGCGAATTCTCTTATAGGAGCAGTGCCAATATCCATTCCTGATCGCCGGTCGAGGAGGACTGGTCTGCCGAACAAGGATGAGGTGGCGAAAAGAGAGGCTGCAAGGAAAGATGCCCTTCAGAATTATGTCACCTTTGTGTATCATACAAACTTAGCAGATTCTTATCGTAGTGTTGTTGTGACATGGTGCAAGAGTCCCACAGAACATTCCCTTTCTATGAGCCTTGAAGAGCCTTCTGCTTCTTCCTCTGTTTCAACCAAGTTCACCTGCAAGATTGATTTCGAATCCGGCCATTCGTGGGGGAAAAAGGGCCTTAAGTCCTTTGAAATAGAGAAGGCAAGAATAGATATCTTCTGGGATTTCCGGCACGCGAAATTCTCCAACAATCCACAGCCTTGCTCGGGCTATTACGTTGCCTTGGTGCACAAGAAAGAGGTGGCTCTgttgctaggagatttagaaaaGGATGCTTATGAAAGAACCAAATCAACACCATCACCTGAAAAGGCTACCTTGTTGTGCAAGAAAGAAAATGTGTCTGGAAAGAAGATGTTTTGCACCAAGGCAATGTTACACGACGGCGAAGAGGAACATGATATTGTCATTGAGACCTCGCTATCCGGGCCGGATGATCCGGAAATGTGGATCACCATAGATGGCATGTTGACAAGTAGGATCATGAACCTCAATTGGAGGTTTAGAGGGAATGAAATTCTCATGGTGAATAACTTGCCAGTTCATATGTTTTGGGATGTTCATGATTGGTTATTCAATGAGATTGGTCCATCAGGGCGTGGTGTGTTTATCTTTAAGCCTGGATCCTTGAATCCTTGTAGCTCAGAAAAATCTGAAATAGCAGGGGAGACTCCATCTCTCATAGGTTTTTGCCATTTCTTGTATGCTTGGAGAACTCAGAACTAG
- the LOC107609774 gene encoding uncharacterized protein LOC107609774, which yields MNMATFAGNIGFKISCQLPFRVFSIRQTIWKCHIVCLKSRDFNSSETSLPVKNLKNFSCSSHPDASVPKNLNGGNGVHGRVMRSENFRNPNVIHHSLPVYNLEDGCEQMEEVAEAVEELSVHQAGDLCEQDSMQIDKFTNDAEESAIKFLASRALTAVELRKKLLGKRFSPNVVEEVINKFQRRGLINDRLYAESLAQSRWSSSTWGPRRIKRVLFKKGVSQADAENAVEVVFKGNDYEEDQKPIIGLSKQSMDHLYAQASKQWSRGQNISIETRKSRIIRWLQYRGFGWNVINFILKKLERQKQDPPW from the exons ATGAACATGGCAACTTTCGCGGGAAACATCGGCTTCAAAATCTCGTGCCAGCTTCCATTTCGCGTTTTCTCAATTCGTCA GACCATTTGGAAGTGTCACATTGTGTGCTTGAAGAGCAGGGACTTTAATTCATCTGAAACTTCTCTGCCAGTgaagaacttgaaaaattttaGCTGTTCTAGCCATCCTGATGCAAGTGTGCCAAAGAATTTAAATGGGGGAAATGGTGTGCATGGAAGGGTTATGCGGAGCGAAAATTTTCGCAATCCGAATGTAATTCACCATAGCTTACCTGTTTATAACCTTGAAGATG GTTGTGAACAAATGGAAGAGGTTGCGGAGGCTGTTGAAGAGTTATCAGTCCATCAAGCAGGAGACCTTTGTGAACAAGATTCAATGCAAATTGACAAATTTACCAATGATGCTGAGGAATCAGCTATTAAATTTCTTGCATCTAG GGCACTCACAGCAGTCGAGTTGCGAAAGAAGTTGCTTGGGAAAAGATTCTCTCCTAATGTAGTGGAGGAAGTGATAAACAAGTTTCAGAGGAG AGGATTGATCAATGATAGGCTGTATGCTGAATCATTAGCTCAATCTAGATGGTCTTCATCAACTTGGGGGCCGAGGCGGATCAAACGT GTACTTTTCAAGAAGGGAGTAAGTCAAGCAGATGCTGAGAATGCAGTTGAAGTTGTTTTTAAGGGCAATGATTATGAGGAAGATCAGAAGCCAATTATTGGCTTGTCAAAGCAATCCATGGATCATCTTTATGCTCAGGCCTCAAAGCAATGGTCGCGTGGTCAGAACATATCCATAGAGACAAGGAAGTCAAGGATCATAAGGTGGCTCCAATACCGTGGCTTCGGCTGGAATGTCATTAACTTCATATTGAAGAAACTAGAAAGACAAAAGCAGGATCCTCCATGGTGA
- the LOC107609504 gene encoding probable LRR receptor-like serine/threonine-protein kinase At4g26540: MSRSLRNLSLSSKIISSITLILSINSLFFFSCCYSLDEQGKALLAWKKSLNGSSKDALLASWDPSNQTPCNNWFGVKCNSENEVIEINLNSVNLQGSLPSNLQSLKSLKILVLSSTNITGRIPREFGDYQELISIDLSRNSLFGEIPEEICKLRKLESLGLHDNSLEGKIPLNIGNLSSLVNLTLFDNKLSGEVPKSIGYLRKLQVFRAGGNKNLKGELPFEIGNCTNLMILGLAETGISGSIPASIGMLKRLQTIAIYTTLLSGSIPEGIVNCSELQSLYLYQNSISGSIPTQIGKLSKLQNLLLWQNNIVGTIPQSLGSCTELNAIDLSLNLLTGSIPKSFGKLSNLQVLQLSVNQISGTIPEEISNCTSLYQIEVDNNAISGEIPSLIGNLRSLTLFFAWKNKLTGTIPDSLSDCKDLQELDLSYNSLIGPIPKQLFGLKNLSKLLLLSNEFSGLIPPDIGNCTSLYRLRLNQNKFSGTIASEITNLKNLNFLDLGSNHLVGEIPQDLHRCQKLEFLDLHSNSLTGSVPYMLPTSLQFIDFSDNRLEGELNHSIGSLTELTKVNLGKNLLSGRIPSEIASCSKLQLLDLGGNGFSGEIPKEIGQIPSLEIGLNLSYNQFYGEIPAEFSGLSKLGVLDLSHNKLSGKLDAFSELQNLVSLNVSFNHFSGELPNTPFFRKIPISDITSNDGLFIAGAATHKVHARLAMKIIMCILLITSAGVALFTISFLIRAYMANKSLMKSENWEINLYQKSEFSFSIDDIVKNLISANVIGTGSSGVVYKVETRNGETLAVKKMWTSSSESNGAFSSEIKILGSIRHKNIIKLLGSGSDKNKSMNLLFYEYLPNGSLSSLLHGSGKGKAEWKTRYDIVLGLAHALACLHHDCVPPIIHGDVKAMNVLLGHGYHPYLADFGHARIVAENADKPVQRHYLTGSYGYMAPEHALMQCITEKSDVYSFGVVLLEILTGRHPLDPTLPEGANLVLWVKNHLANKGEPFEIIDTNLRGRINDPTVHHEMLQTLAVSFLCISNKPYERPTMKDTLAMLKEIRPFGEASGEDHHVFKGGF; the protein is encoded by the exons ATGTCTAGAAGCTTAAGAAACCTCTCACTTTCTTCCAAAATTATCTCTTCCATAACATTGATTCTCTCAATAaactctcttttcttcttttcatgTTGTTACTCTCTTGATGAACAAGGCAAAGCCCTTTTGGCATGGAAGAAAAGTTTGAATGGTAGTTCTAAAGATGCATTATTAGCATCTTGGGACCCTTCAAACCAAACACCATGCAATAACTGGTTTGGTGTGAAATGCAACTCAGAAAATGAAGTCATAGAGATAAACTTGAACTCAGTGAACTTGCAAGGTTCATTGCCTTCAAATCTTCAATCTCTTAAGTCCTTGAAGATTCTTGTCCTCTCATCAACCAACATCACAGGAAGAATCCCAAGAGAGTTTGGAGACTATCAAGAACTCATCTCAATTGATCTTAGTAGAAATTCTCTCTTTGGTGAAATACCAGAAGAGATTTGCAAGCTAAGAAAACTTGAGAGTTTAGGACTCCATGATAACTCTCTTGAAGGAAAGATTCCATTGAATATTGGAAACTTATCAAGCCTTGTGAACTTGACACTCTTTGATAACAAATTGAGTGGTGAAGTTCCAAAGAGCATTGGCTATTTGAGAAAGCTTCAAGTGTTCAGAGCTGGAGGGAACAAAAATCTCAAGGGAGAGCTTCCATTTGAGATTGGAAACTGCACTAACTTGATGATCTTAGGCCTAGCCGAAACCGGCATTTCCGGCAGTATTCCGGCATCAATAGGGATGCTGAAAAGGCTTCAAACCATTGCAATTTACACAACACTATTGTCAGGTTCTATTCCTGAAGGGATTGTGAACTGCAGTGAGTTGCAGAGTCTTTACTTGTACCAGAACTCTATTTCTGGTTCAATTCCAACTCAAATTGGAAAACTCAGCAAGCTTCAGAATCTACTCTTGTGGCAGAACAATATAGTTGGAACAATTCCTCAAAGTCTTGGAAGCTGCACAGAACTCAATGCCATAGATTTGTCACTGAATCTTCTCACAGGTAGCATACCAAAGAGTTTCGGAAAGCTATCAAATCTTCAAGTTCTTCAACTCAGTGTTAACCAGATTTCAGGTACTATACCTGAAGAAATCTCAAACTGCACTTCTCTGTATCAGATTGAAGTTGACAACAATGCTATTTCTGGGGAGATTCCTTCTCTTATTGGCAACTTGAGAAGCTTGACTCTGTTCTTTGCATGGAAGAACAAGCTAACTGGAACAATTCCAGATAGTCTTTCAGATTGCAAAGATCTTCAGGAGCTTGATCTTTCATACAACAGTTTGATTGGTCCAATACCGAAACAACTATTCGGATTAAAGAACCTCTCAAAGCTGCTGCTTCTTTCCAATGAATTCTCAGGCCTTATTCCACCTGATATTGGTAACTGCACAAGTTTATACAGGTTGAGGTTGAACCAGAACAAATTTTCAGGAACTATTGCATCTGAGATTACCAACTTGAAGAATCTGAACTTTCTTGATCTTGGAAGCAACCATCTTGTAGGGGAGATTCCTCAAGACCTTCACAGATGCCAAAAACTCGAGTTTCTTGATCTTCATTCCAATAGTCTCACAGGTTCAGTTCCATATATGCTTCCAACAAGCCTGCAATTCATTGATTTCTCAGATAATAGGCTAGAAGGTGAACTAAACCATTCCATTGGTTCACTAACTGAATTAACAAAAGTCAACTTGGGAAAGAATCTTCTCAGTGGAAGAATCCCTTCAGAGATTGCTTCTTGTTCTAAGCTGCAACTTCTAGACTTGGGAGGCAATGGCTTTTCAGGTGAAATTCCAAAGGAAATTGGTCAAATTCCTTCGCTCGAAATCGGCCTCAATCTCAGCTATAACCAGTTTTATGGTGAAATTCCAGCAGAATTCTCTGGCCTTAGCAAACTTGGAGTGCTTGATCTTTCACACAACAAGCTCTCAGggaaattagatgctttttctgAGCTTCAAAATCTTGTTTCCTTGAATGTTTCCTTCAATCATTTCTCTGGTGAATTGCCTAACACTCCATTCTTCAGGAAGATTCCAATCAGTGATATCACTTCAAATGATGGTCTCTTCATTGCTGGTGCTGCTACACACAAAGTTCATGCAAGATTAGCTATGAAGATCATAATGTGCATTCTCTTGATCACAAGTGCAGGAGTAGCACTCTTCACAATCAGTTTCTTGATTCGTGCTTATATGGCCAACAAATCACTCATGAAAAGTGAAAATTGGGAGATAAATTTGTACCAGAAGTCTGAATTCTCATTCTCTATTGATGACATTGTCAAGAATCTGATATCAGCCAATGTGATTGGAACTGGAAGCTCTGGTGTTGTGTACAAGGTAGAGACTCGAAATGGTGAAACACTAGCAGTTAAGAAGATGTGGACATCATCATCAGAGTCCAATGGAGCATTCAGTTCAGAGATTAAGATACTAGGTTCAATCAGACACAAGAACATCATCAAGCTTCTTGGTTCTGGATCCGACAAGAACAAGAGCATGAATCTGCTGTTCTATGAGTACCTCCCTAATGGAAGCCTGAGTTCATTGCTTCACGGTTCAGGAAAAGGGAAAGCAGAATGGAAAACCAGATATGATATTGTGTTAGGCTTGGCTCATGCACTGGCATGTTTGCACCATGATTGTGTGCCTCCTATAATTCATGGAGATGTAAAAGCTATGAATGTGTTACTAGGCCATGGCTATCATCCTTATCTTGCTGACTTTGGTCATGCAAGAATTGTAGCTGAAAATGCTGACAAGCCAGTTCAAAGACACTACCTTACTGGTTCCTATGGATACATGGCTCCAG AGCATGCATTGATGCAGTGTATCACTGAGAAAAGTGATGTTTACAGTTTCGGAGTGGTGTTACTTGAGATCCTCACAGGAAGGCACCCTTTGGATCCAACTCTTCCTGAGGGTGCAAACTTGGTTCTTTGGGTCAAGAACCACTTGGCTAACAAAGGAGAACCATTTGAGATCATTGACACAAATCTTAGAGGGAGAATAAATGACCCTACTGTGCACCATGAGATGCTTCAAACTTTGGCAGTGTCATTTTTATGTATCAGCAACAAACCTTATGAACGTCCTACAATGAAGGACACTCTTGCAATGCTCAAGGAAATTAGACCCTTTGGTGAAGCCTCAGGGGAAGATCATCATGTGTTCAAGGGAGGTTTTTAA